Within Dysgonomonas sp. HDW5A, the genomic segment AAAAATGTACAATTTCTGCCATATCTGATTTCTTCTACCAAATAATACTTACTTTTAAAGTCTCAGACCTTTTTATTGCTTTGGTAAGTGCAATAACAATAGCCTGTTACAATTCGAAAGTATATTATTAAAAACTTTCATTTACTTAAATATTGAAATACGAAACATATGAATAAGCAATTAAAAATAAGACATATTGTAATACTGGTAGCTCCAGACTCAACATTGCTTACAACAGTAGGTCCTTTAGAAGTGTTCGCCAAAACCGTCGATCAATTTAACCTGATTCAGGATAAAGTTGATTTCAATTACAAGACCCATGTCGTATCAATGGAGAATACAAAGTTGATAAATACATCCTGCGGATTGCCAATACTAACTGAAGGTTGTTATGATGAGATAGATTATCCCATAGATACATTGATGATAACAGGATTGGCGAGACATCTTGAAGAATTTTCCATGAATAAAATGTTGGAATGGTTGAAGCAACAGTCAAAAACAATCCGTCGGATATGTTCGGTCTGTTCCGGAGCGTTTATTCTAGCTGAAGCAGGATTACTTGATGGGAAAAAAGCTACAGCTCACTGGTCGAAGAACGAAGAGCTGGCACAATCATATCCCTTGATAGATGTTCAGATAGCCCGTATATTTATTAAAGACGGCAATGTGTATACAGCAGCAGGAATAACTTCGGGTATGGATTTGGCATTAGCCTTGATAGAAGAAGACCTCGGACAATCTTTTGCCTTGCATATTGCCCGATGGTTGGTTTTATACCTGAAACGTCCCGGAAACCAATCGCAGTTCAGTGCTTATTTGGATTATAAGAGTATCGGAAATCCGTCTATGAGAAAAGTTTGCGAATGGATATTGGAGCATCTGAGAGAAGACCTTACTGTAGAGGCACTCGCAGAACACGTTGCGATGAGTCCCCGTAATTTTGCACGGGTTTTTGTCCGTGAACTGAGGATTACGCCAGCCAAGTTTATCAATAAGTTGAGGATTGAGAATGCCTGCCAGCATCTCATTGATACACAGTTTTCGTTAGATGAAATAGCTTCATATTGCGGACTAAAGACCGCAGAAAACCTGCGTCGTCAATTTATTAGTTTTATGGAGGTAACACCTGCTCAGTACAGGAAGAGTTTCCAATCGTCTTTAGTTGATGCTTAATAGAAAGAGGAGGGATTGTTTTTTATTTTGGCGTGTATTTTATACATGCTTATTTAATCACCTTGCTCAATATTTTAATACCTTTTTCCAACTGACTTTCAGACAATGAAGCGTACCCTAAACGGATTCCGTCAACTTCACTGTCAAAAGAATAATTTGTCCAAGGAATTATGCTGACACCCGTAAGTTTCAATGCTTCATTTAGCTTGTTTATATCTTGTTTGTTTTTCAATTTCAGCCAGAAAGCTAAACCTCCTTCGGGAACTTTGTAAGTAACCTTATCGGAGAGGTATTTATCAATCAAAGAAGCAAAGTAGTTCCGCTTATTCAGATAATATTTAGATGCTTTGCGAATATGTTTCTTGATAACACCCGATTCGATAAGTTCTAAAATAGCCTGCTCCATAATGTTATCTCCCTGCAAGTCGATTATACGCCTAAGATTGCCTACTTTTTGTATAATATCTTTATTCGCAACGAGATAACCCACACGCAAGCTTTCGGAAATCATCTTACTGAAAGTTCCTATATATATTGTATCATTAGCACCATCCAAGGACGACAATGGAGCTATCGGACGGATGCCGAAGTGAAAATCGCAATCGTAGTCATCCTCTATGATTGTGAATCCATAACGATTAGATAATTCGATCAATCGCAAACGTCTATCTAAGCTCAGAATGACGGTAGTAGGGTACTGATGGTGTGGAGTTATATATATAGCTTTTACTTGTTGTGTGGAAGCAATCCGTTCAACCTCTTCTACGCTAATGCCTTTTTCATCTATTGCAATCGGTATTAGTTCTGCACCGGCATGTCTGAAAGTTTCCCATGCAGGTCCGTAACCCGGATTTTCTACCAGAATTAAATCGCGTTCATTCAATAAAGCATGTGCTATCAAGAACAACGCCATCTGGCTACCTCGGGTAATACATATCTGCGAATAGTCGGTATGCATTCCTCTTGTCTGATTCAGCATTCTGGAGACAGACTCTCTGAATCGAAGTGTGCCAAACTCACTTCTGTTTATCATGGGATTTATTCTGGCTTTGCGGTTGAATATTTGTCTGTAACCACTGGCTAGTTCACGCATAGGTGCTATTTGGGTATCGGGTAGTCCACTGTCGAAAATGGCAATAGATTCCTTTCCTCGGTCTGACAAATTTTCTTTTTGGACACCTCGCCTGTTCTCATGTCTTGCCCCAGCAGGTAGATTGGCAGATACAAACAAGCCTTTACGCTCTTCGCTATACAACCACCCCTCCGAGATCAGAATATCCAAAGCCTTGATAACCGTGTTTCGATTGATTCCCAACTCGGATGCCAGCAGCCTGCTTCCGGGTAGAGCATCTCCCGATTTGAGCGTTCCATTCTTTATCATATCGATGATGTGATCGGCAATTTGTACATAAATTGCTTTCTTCGAATCTTTTTCGAATTGTATTTGAATAATCCAAGGGCGGAGCATCTGGTATATCTTATTTAATAATAATTGGTATACAAATATAGTCCATATAGTATGTATTTTAGCAGGAAAAAAGAGCGATATGAATACTATAGTAGAAAATTTAGCCTATATCCACAAACGTATAAAGATGGTATGTGAATCATCCGGCAGGGCAGAAAGTGATGTCAGGCTATTGCTTGCCACCAAAACCGTTGCCCCTGAAAGGATAAAAATAGCTTTAGACTGTGGAGAAACATTAATCGGCGAAAATAAAATTCAGGAACTAAGGGATAAAGACTCTGAATTGAAAGACTATCCGGTTGAACGTCACTTTATAGGACATTTGCAAACCAATAAAATAAAAGATGTCCTTAAATATGCTTCCTGCATTCAATCTGTCGACAGGCTCGATTTAGCTCAAAAACTCGATCAGCGTTTACAGTATGAAGGTCGGTCAATCGATATTCTGGTTCAAGTAAACACTTCATTCGAGGACAGTAAATTTGGTGTTGCACCTGACGAAGCTATAAACTTAATCAAACATATAGCGCTGTATGATACATTGAATATAAAAGGTTTGATGACTATTGGTATTCTAAGTTCCGATAATGAATCGGTACGGAAATGTTTTCGCTTACTAAAGAAAATACAGCAAAAAGTAATTGCGGAACATATTGACAGAGTTGATATGAACGTATTATCCATGGGTATGAGTGGTGATTTTGAGGCTGCCATCGAAGAAGGTTCAACGATGCTTCGAGTCGGCACATCTGTCTTTGGGTCACGTATATATCCTGATAGTTTTTATTGGAATGAGCAGATCGGTAAATAGATCAGACATTTATAAAAAGTAAAAGAAAGTGATAAGAAAAATAATTTATCACTTTCTTTGGTTTATAACTACTTCCACCAATTGTAATAATTGTGTTCAGTATCTAATTCAAAACCACATTTGGGATACAAATTATTACCTATTTTGTTTGTCTTTTGTGTTTCGAGCAATAGCCCGCAAGCATCTGTTTCGTCGCAATATTGCTTGCAGCGATCAATGAGTGTTATTGCCAAGCCAGATCCACGATAAGTTGGGTCTATAAATAAATCGCTCAACAACCATTGACGCTTCAAGGCTTTGTAATGGTATAGAGGGTATAATTGTGCAAAACCGACATATTTATCATTTTTCTTTATCAGAAAAGTAACTGTTTCTTTGTTACTTATACGTTCTCGCAAAAAGGACTTGCATTTTTCTAAATCTGATGGCTGTTCGTAGAAAACACGATAATTGTCGAATAATTCTGCAAACTCATTTAAGTGTTCTAATGTTGCTATTTCAATCTGTTTCATAAAATAAATAATTTAGTTGGTAAAACTGAGATGCAAAATTAGAATAATGAATTAGCTGTTTGGTATACCAAAAATAAAATAGATAGACAGACCAGTGTGGGAATATGACGTACTTCAGTCTAAAAATGTGCGATATTACCACGATTTATAAAACTTCTCACCATTCCTTATCATTACTATTGTTTTGGCAATTCGGTCTATCTTGGTTTGCTCTGTTTTTGCTGAGTATATCCATTTTACAAATGCTTTCTTCTCGGCATCACTATAGATATCAAATTTCCCCAAGATACCATCTTCGTACTCCATACACAAAAGTAGCTCTTCTGGAATTTCAGTAGGCATATTGTCTTCATAAATAACAATATGCACCGTATCACCAGCCTGCTTTTTTATTTTTTTCCTTATTTCAGACTTAACAGCCAAGCCCACATGTCCGTTTCCAAAAGGCATCAGGTGTACATTCGAAAATTCATAATCGTCTATTTTTCCTCTTACTTTGAGCATGCCGAAAGATGTCTTAGGCATGAGTATCTCGGGTAATTCGGCAAAAGTCCAACCTCCTTTACCTTCTGTTTTTTGTAAGAGATAATCGTTATCGACTAATGGATTTTTCATCTTTGTTAAAATATAATTATTTGCTTTATTCTTTCTACTCGTTGAAGGTAGTGAAATTTGTATTTTCAGGCTACCGTTTCCTGTAAGCGTTGGGTTTACAACCTATTGTTTGATAAAAAAGAGATTAGACTCTTCCTGATATTTAGATATAAATTACTTTTTTATGAATCAGCCTATTATTTAGGTTAGTGTTGCTACTGTTGGAGTAAATAGCTTCGTTTACCCTTTCTTTATAAACGACTATAAATCGATACGTAAAAAGATTAATTTAATCCTTTACTTTTTCTACAATAGAATGCGCTCTTAAGTAGTAATTTAGAAATGAGATCGGAGACATTCATAATTGAATAAATGTCTCCGATTTTCTTATTGTTTGCTCTTGATTTAGTTGTTTGTGGTAATCCGAATATCAGACTAAATAGGCTAAAGTTCAATCTGTTACTTCACTCCTGTAACTGTAATAGAATAAATCCCTACATTACCCGCTTTGTATTTAGCGATGGTTGCTTCATCCAAATGTTCCTGTAAAACATCATCAGGTATAACAACCGTTTTTGTCCTTTCCACTTTAATGGTAGTGAAGTTTGCTTTTTCTATTTCCTTTAAATAATCCTCTTTCTGAATAGCACTGGCTATACAACCTGCATACATCGAAGCATTATCGGTAAACTCTTTCGGAAATATACCGTTCAGCACAACATCGGAAATACAGAAATGACTGCCTTTTTTGAGAACACGGTAAATCTCTTTAAAAATCTTATCCTTTTCAGGTAACAGATTCAATACGCAATTACTCACAACCACATCGGCAGTATTATCAGGAACAGGCATTTCTTCAATATCCCCTTCCATAAATTCAACATTGGTATAGCCACGTTTGACAGCATTTTTGCGAGCTTTCTCTATCATTTGAGTAGAAAAGTCTATACCTATTACTCTGCCGCTTTCGCCTGCTTCGGCTCGTGCAATGAAACAATCGTTACCTGCTCCCGATCCTAAATCGATCACAGTATCTCCCTCTTTAATCCCTGCATACTCTGTCGGTAGTCCACAACCTACACCCAAATCAGCATCAGCTTCGTAGCCTTTGAGTTGGCTGTAATCTTCACTCATAATGGTAAATACCTTTTTCGATGGTGTAGTTGGGTTTGTACCACAACAGCAACCCGATTTAAGTAAATCGCTATTCATGGCTAACTCGCTGTATTGCTGTTTTACCATTTCCTTTTTTGCCTGATTACTATTCATAGTCAATAATTCCGATATTTCTTTTTCGGTAGGCACTTTGCCCTGTATCATTACATTGCCATCGATCACGATTGAAGGAGTAGAAAGAACATTGTATTTCATTATCTCCATGATATCTTCTTCCTTCTTTACATTTGCTGTAACATTGGATTCAGACACTACTTTTTTTACTTTTTCGTAAACTTCTTTACATTTGGCACAACCTGTACCCAAAACGATTATCTCCATGATTCTGTTTTTGTTTAATTTGATAATAAAAGGTATGTGACCTTAAATATTGATAACTATATAATAAATACCTACCAGAATGAATACAGCTGATACGATACGTCTGAACCATACTTCAAAACTTTTCATCCGGTTGTAGAACTTACCCACATTCGACATACTGTAAGCCAGTAGATAAGCTATGATTATTACAGGCAATCCTGTTGCTATCGCAAAAACAGGAGGTAGTAATAAGCCCGAAGTTGAAGCCATTGTCATAGGAATAAGCACCCCAAAATACAATACACCACTATACGGACAAAAAGCCAAAGCAAACAAGACTCCCAAGAGAAAAGCATTCCAGTAGTTTTTCTTTAGTTTCTTTTCATTGACTTTTGATGTCAGGCTATTTAATATTGGTATGTTCACCTTAATTACATCGAGCATCAAGATACCAATGATAACCAGAGATATGCCCAAATAAAGCCCAGTGACATTTTGAAGTATCTTTGCAACCTGAAATTTACTTGCCCCTAAGTAGAATATCAAGCCTAGTGCCGTGTAGCTGAAAGTACGTCCTAGTGTATAAAATATACCGTTAAGAAGCACTCTTCTTTTTTCGGTAATATCTTTGCTCAGATAGGCTGTTGCCGTAATATTTGTAGCCAATGGACAGGGACTGATAGCTGTCATTAACCCCAAGATAAATGCTGTCAGTATCGGAATATCCGAATTATCTACTATTTGTTGTAAAAACTCCATCTACTGCTATCTTTGATTCTATTTTATAATCCTAATCTGAAATCTTGAATACTTTTGTCGATGAGTTTAATATCGGAAAAATGAGTATCTATGCCATTGCCCATTGGCGATTGAGAACTGAGCCCGATATAAATTGGAGTTGGGTACTCATTACGATAAAGTCGCACTAGTTGCCAGTTTTCGCCGTCGATTGAATAGTAAAATCCTATAGAGGTTACGTCCGACGATACCTTCATATATACATTGTCTTGCGAAACAGCATCATGATTATTATCATCCGAGGTGCCTAATGTGCGTACGGTAACTAGTCTGGTAAGTCTTCTTTCATCCATTTCGAATGCAAACTTTTGCCACAAATCATTGTTATAGAAGACATATATAGTGCCTGCATCGTATGTGTCAGCAAAGTTTGGCTTTACCCTGGCTGTAAAAGTAAATGGTTTTGTATTATCTATCATCTTCATCAGAATAGGGGCATTTGCATTCTTTTCAATACCATTTGGTGCATTGAAAAAGTCGCTTTTAGCACCACTGCTTATAGTAAGAGTATCGTTAGAAAATATTACTTTCGGATTATTTAATGAATTGTCAAATATTCCGACAGAACAACTTTCGGTCTTGATGAGTTCAGGGTTGTTATTACTACACGAAAGCATAATTAAAGCAATAATTAAAGTTAAGAATCTCATAGCTTAATCGTTTTTAGTTTTGTAATTGTTTATTTACTTCTTCTTTAATAAGGCTCGTAAGAGCATCAGGCGAGTTTACAGCATTAGCAAATGCCTGTTCTGTCAAATCCGTATAATCTTCGCCTTTGACTATCAATAAAGAACTGAAAGCTATTTCGTATTTTTCGACTATATCTTTGTTTTTATCTTCATCAATGTTTATTTCAACAAATTTGACTTTCTGATTATCTTTATAATTGTCAGCTATTG encodes:
- a CDS encoding GlxA family transcriptional regulator yields the protein MNKQLKIRHIVILVAPDSTLLTTVGPLEVFAKTVDQFNLIQDKVDFNYKTHVVSMENTKLINTSCGLPILTEGCYDEIDYPIDTLMITGLARHLEEFSMNKMLEWLKQQSKTIRRICSVCSGAFILAEAGLLDGKKATAHWSKNEELAQSYPLIDVQIARIFIKDGNVYTAAGITSGMDLALALIEEDLGQSFALHIARWLVLYLKRPGNQSQFSAYLDYKSIGNPSMRKVCEWILEHLREDLTVEALAEHVAMSPRNFARVFVRELRITPAKFINKLRIENACQHLIDTQFSLDEIASYCGLKTAENLRRQFISFMEVTPAQYRKSFQSSLVDA
- a CDS encoding PLP-dependent aminotransferase family protein encodes the protein MLRPWIIQIQFEKDSKKAIYVQIADHIIDMIKNGTLKSGDALPGSRLLASELGINRNTVIKALDILISEGWLYSEERKGLFVSANLPAGARHENRRGVQKENLSDRGKESIAIFDSGLPDTQIAPMRELASGYRQIFNRKARINPMINRSEFGTLRFRESVSRMLNQTRGMHTDYSQICITRGSQMALFLIAHALLNERDLILVENPGYGPAWETFRHAGAELIPIAIDEKGISVEEVERIASTQQVKAIYITPHHQYPTTVILSLDRRLRLIELSNRYGFTIIEDDYDCDFHFGIRPIAPLSSLDGANDTIYIGTFSKMISESLRVGYLVANKDIIQKVGNLRRIIDLQGDNIMEQAILELIESGVIKKHIRKASKYYLNKRNYFASLIDKYLSDKVTYKVPEGGLAFWLKLKNKQDINKLNEALKLTGVSIIPWTNYSFDSEVDGIRLGYASLSESQLEKGIKILSKVIK
- a CDS encoding YggS family pyridoxal phosphate-dependent enzyme, whose product is MNTIVENLAYIHKRIKMVCESSGRAESDVRLLLATKTVAPERIKIALDCGETLIGENKIQELRDKDSELKDYPVERHFIGHLQTNKIKDVLKYASCIQSVDRLDLAQKLDQRLQYEGRSIDILVQVNTSFEDSKFGVAPDEAINLIKHIALYDTLNIKGLMTIGILSSDNESVRKCFRLLKKIQQKVIAEHIDRVDMNVLSMGMSGDFEAAIEEGSTMLRVGTSVFGSRIYPDSFYWNEQIGK
- a CDS encoding N-acetyltransferase, giving the protein MKQIEIATLEHLNEFAELFDNYRVFYEQPSDLEKCKSFLRERISNKETVTFLIKKNDKYVGFAQLYPLYHYKALKRQWLLSDLFIDPTYRGSGLAITLIDRCKQYCDETDACGLLLETQKTNKIGNNLYPKCGFELDTEHNYYNWWK
- a CDS encoding YdeI/OmpD-associated family protein, which translates into the protein MKNPLVDNDYLLQKTEGKGGWTFAELPEILMPKTSFGMLKVRGKIDDYEFSNVHLMPFGNGHVGLAVKSEIRKKIKKQAGDTVHIVIYEDNMPTEIPEELLLCMEYEDGILGKFDIYSDAEKKAFVKWIYSAKTEQTKIDRIAKTIVMIRNGEKFYKSW
- the arsM gene encoding arsenite methyltransferase, which encodes MNSNQAKKEMVKQQYSELAMNSDLLKSGCCCGTNPTTPSKKVFTIMSEDYSQLKGYEADADLGVGCGLPTEYAGIKEGDTVIDLGSGAGNDCFIARAEAGESGRVIGIDFSTQMIEKARKNAVKRGYTNVEFMEGDIEEMPVPDNTADVVVSNCVLNLLPEKDKIFKEIYRVLKKGSHFCISDVVLNGIFPKEFTDNASMYAGCIASAIQKEDYLKEIEKANFTTIKVERTKTVVIPDDVLQEHLDEATIAKYKAGNVGIYSITVTGVK
- a CDS encoding aromatic aminobenezylarsenical efflux permease ArsG family transporter, which encodes MEFLQQIVDNSDIPILTAFILGLMTAISPCPLATNITATAYLSKDITEKRRVLLNGIFYTLGRTFSYTALGLIFYLGASKFQVAKILQNVTGLYLGISLVIIGILMLDVIKVNIPILNSLTSKVNEKKLKKNYWNAFLLGVLFALAFCPYSGVLYFGVLIPMTMASTSGLLLPPVFAIATGLPVIIIAYLLAYSMSNVGKFYNRMKSFEVWFRRIVSAVFILVGIYYIVINI
- a CDS encoding DUF1349 domain-containing protein → MRFLTLIIALIMLSCSNNNPELIKTESCSVGIFDNSLNNPKVIFSNDTLTISSGAKSDFFNAPNGIEKNANAPILMKMIDNTKPFTFTARVKPNFADTYDAGTIYVFYNNDLWQKFAFEMDERRLTRLVTVRTLGTSDDNNHDAVSQDNVYMKVSSDVTSIGFYYSIDGENWQLVRLYRNEYPTPIYIGLSSQSPMGNGIDTHFSDIKLIDKSIQDFRLGL
- a CDS encoding nitrophenyl compound nitroreductase subunit ArsF family protein translates to MRKTFLFTLLAVLLVSCGGGKTENKQETAELTTPEQTVATADASNVNVYYFHGKQRCKTCLAIEDVTKKAIADNYKDNQKVKFVEINIDEDKNKDIVEKYEIAFSSLLIVKGEDYTDLTEQAFANAVNSPDALTSLIKEEVNKQLQN